The genomic stretch TGGATAAACGCGTCAATCGCGGCAGCCGTCAGCTCAAACAGGCGATTAACAAAATCCATCACAGCCTGGCGGCGGAAGTGGCGGACAAAGGTGGAGATGACAACGCCGCGCTGATGCTGTTTTGTGAAATCGCGCTGGGTTTTATTCCGGTAGTCGGGCAGGCGATGGATGTGTATTCGATCGGCGAGTGGAGCTGGCAGTCTTACAAGGAGCCGGCCAAGCTCGAAGACCCGCTGCATATCGCCGAAGGCGCGCTCTGTGCGATTGGCGTCATTCCCGGGCTGGGAGATGCGCTCAAGGTCAGCGGACGGGCGATTATCCGCGCGCTCAAGGTCGGGACGCCGAAAGAGCTGCAGTTCGCCATCAGGACTATCCGCAGCCTATCGGACGGCAATCTGGTGAAAGGGCTGACCAAACTGCGCGCCGAGCTGAGGAACTACGGCGCGCAGGCCAAGGCCTTGCTGTTGAAGATCCACGCGGCGCTCAAACAGGTGCTGGCCGAGTCCGCGCTTAAAAACAACTGGATTGTGTCGCTGATGAAAGACAGCTTCAGCGCCATGATCACCGCGCTGGAAAAGCTTATTGCCAAATATGACAGCGCGCTGGCCTACATCGAGTCCAAATTCAATGAGTTTATCGGCAAGGTGGTCACCCGCGTGAGCGGCAGCGCCAGGCCGAAGGGGAGCATTGCTAAGGCCGCCGAAGCGCCGAAAGCGCCGGCGCATGCTGAAAGTCAGGCGGCAAAACCGGAGGCAACTACTACCAAGTCGGGGGAAGGGAAAAAAGCCGAAACCAAAGCCGACGGCATCAAAGAAGGCAGACCGGTTACCAAAAAATCCGACAACGCAATAACCAAAGCCGATGACGGAAAGCCGAAAAATGCGGTGAGTGAAAAGAAACGACGCGCACCGTCGAAAGAAACCGAGGACATTAGCGCCGGGAGCAATAAGGGCGAACAGCCGGATAGCACCCCACAGCAGAAAAAAGCCGGGGAAGACGACAAGGCGTGTAAAGCCGGCAGCGAGAAGTGTCAGAGCGAGGGCGAACCGGTGGATATGGCGACCGGTTACGTGGTGGACTGGCGCACCGACTTTACGTTGACGAGCCTGCTGCCGTTATCCATGAAACGGTATTACCGTTCAGGCGGGGAGCGAAAACCGGGGCTGTTAGGGGCGCTGTGGCGCACCAACTGGGATATGGGCCTGGAGCTGGAAAACGGGATCGCCACGCTGACCGACGGCGAGTTCAATCAGGCGGTGTTCGTGCTGCCTGACGAGGGCGCGTTCAGCCGGGCGGCGTCGAATCCGGCGTGGCGATTGACTCGTCAACAGGGTCAGCTCGTGCTGCAAAACGTGGACGGCGTGCGTTATCGCTTTGAGCATGCCCTGGGGCTGCAACTTTGCCTTAGCGCGATTGAAGATCAGGCGGGTAACCGAATCGCCCTGTTGTGGGATCGCGCCGATCTGTGCTGGATAGCCCTGCCGGACGGGCGTCTGGTGCATGTGGAGACGCAGCGGCGGCGGATAGTCAAACTGACCCTGTGCGATGAGCACCGTCAGACGCTAAAAACGCTGGCCAGCTACCGCTATGATGCGCAAGGTCATCTGCTCAGCGTGCGCGCTGGCGAAGGGCGTAATTTTGATTACCGCTACTCGCCGGAAGGTTGGCTGCTGCGCTGGTCCGATCTGGCTCATACCTGGGTCGAACACGATTACGATGAACAGGGCCGCGCGTTGCGCGACAGAACGGCGGAAGGTTTCTGGCCCGGCTCGTTCAGCTACGACCCGGACAGCCTCACCAACCACTATCACAGCGGGTTCGGCGGGGTGACCACCTATGTGCGCGATGCGCGCAATAATATTCTGCTGCGCCGCGAGCCGGACGGCGGCGAGGTTCACTTCGAGTGGGACAACAACAACCAACTGGCGGCGCAGACCGACCCGCTGGGCCAACGCACCGAATATCAGCGTAACGACTGGGGGCAGGTGACGGCGGTGACGCTGCCGGACGGGAGCCTACACCGTTACGATTACGACGATGACGGTCAATTGCTGGCTTATACCGACCCGTTGGGCAACGCCTGGCAGTATACGCGCAATGCTCAGGGGCTGGTGGAAACGGCCAGCGACCCGGAGGGGCGGAGCTGGCGTCATGCCTACACGGCGCAGGGGCTGTTGTCTGCAGTAACCGGGCCGGATGGCCGCGAGCAGCATTATCATTACAACCGGCGTGGATTGCTGGAGCGGTTGGAGCCCGGCGAGGCGCCGGCGGTGACCTTTTTCTACGATGCGCAAGACCGGCTGACGGAGCGGCACATCGCACATGAACAAGGCGTGCAGGTGCGGCGTTGGGACTATGAAGGCGGGCGCGACACGCCGTCGAAAGTGGTGTACGAAGACGGCAGCGAAACCCGCTTTGGCTATGATACGGAAGGCAATCTGACCTCGGTGACGGATGCGCTGGGGCAGCGTTACCTGTTCCGCTATGGGGCGTTTGATAACCTGCTGGAAGCGACCGACCCGCTGGGCGCGACCGTCCGCTATCATTACAATGCGGAATCGGAATTCGCCGGGGTGACCAACAGCCAGGGGCAGGCGTGGCACTATCAGTTTGACGCCAGTGGTCGGCTGAGCGAAGAACGGCATTATGACGGCCGGGTGTACCGTTACGGTTACGATGTGGCGGGCCGACTGACACGGCGCACGGCGCCGGACGGCAGCCATCTTGAATACGGGTATGACGCCGGCGACCGGCTGAGCGAGATTCAGGCGGTCCGGGCAGACGGGGCCAGCGAGGGCGCGACGACCTTTGCCTATGACCTGTCGGGCCGGCTGCTGAAGGCGGCGAGCCCGGACGCGGTGGTGGAGTACGATTATAACCGTGCCGGTCAGGTGGTGTCGGAGCGGGTAAACGGCGAAGAGGTGCGCAGCGGCTACGACGACAGCGGGCAGCGTTCGGTGGTGGAAGGGCTGCTGTCGTCGCTGAGTCTGGGCTGGCAGGGCGGGCGGCTGACGACGTTGAGCATCGGCTCGCATCAGCCGCTGACGTTCAGCCACACGGCGTCGGGGTATGAACAGCTGCGCAGCAACGGCGAAGGCTTTGCGCTGCGCCACGAGTGGAGCGCCACCGGGCTGCTGGCGGTTCAGGCGCTGGACGGAGTGAATGGGGTACTGGAGCGGCGCTACCAGTACGACGTGCTGGACCGTCTGACGGGCATCCGCGACAGCCACTGGGGCGAGCAGGCGTTGCGGCTCAATGGCGCGGGTCAGGTGACGGCGGAGCGGCGCGAGCAGGGGCGGCAGAAACAGGCACGGCTGTTTGGCTA from Dickeya fangzhongdai encodes the following:
- a CDS encoding RHS repeat-associated core domain-containing protein, yielding MSQDKKATLLSSEDAANQNFATDNQISGGCAKCGCEVLIYYHYDSGKPVPNAPFVLVDSNKTEIHGKTDAKGLCKIYDMGCGTFELMLDEGSDDFKPRETVENNPVLQANPAYATLAGEYFTLFLLLRKQGLVTYDVDDSSDRHVDVDGAGLFTSIPKEYRKSYDRFWELDKRVNRGSRQLKQAINKIHHSLAAEVADKGGDDNAALMLFCEIALGFIPVVGQAMDVYSIGEWSWQSYKEPAKLEDPLHIAEGALCAIGVIPGLGDALKVSGRAIIRALKVGTPKELQFAIRTIRSLSDGNLVKGLTKLRAELRNYGAQAKALLLKIHAALKQVLAESALKNNWIVSLMKDSFSAMITALEKLIAKYDSALAYIESKFNEFIGKVVTRVSGSARPKGSIAKAAEAPKAPAHAESQAAKPEATTTKSGEGKKAETKADGIKEGRPVTKKSDNAITKADDGKPKNAVSEKKRRAPSKETEDISAGSNKGEQPDSTPQQKKAGEDDKACKAGSEKCQSEGEPVDMATGYVVDWRTDFTLTSLLPLSMKRYYRSGGERKPGLLGALWRTNWDMGLELENGIATLTDGEFNQAVFVLPDEGAFSRAASNPAWRLTRQQGQLVLQNVDGVRYRFEHALGLQLCLSAIEDQAGNRIALLWDRADLCWIALPDGRLVHVETQRRRIVKLTLCDEHRQTLKTLASYRYDAQGHLLSVRAGEGRNFDYRYSPEGWLLRWSDLAHTWVEHDYDEQGRALRDRTAEGFWPGSFSYDPDSLTNHYHSGFGGVTTYVRDARNNILLRREPDGGEVHFEWDNNNQLAAQTDPLGQRTEYQRNDWGQVTAVTLPDGSLHRYDYDDDGQLLAYTDPLGNAWQYTRNAQGLVETASDPEGRSWRHAYTAQGLLSAVTGPDGREQHYHYNRRGLLERLEPGEAPAVTFFYDAQDRLTERHIAHEQGVQVRRWDYEGGRDTPSKVVYEDGSETRFGYDTEGNLTSVTDALGQRYLFRYGAFDNLLEATDPLGATVRYHYNAESEFAGVTNSQGQAWHYQFDASGRLSEERHYDGRVYRYGYDVAGRLTRRTAPDGSHLEYGYDAGDRLSEIQAVRADGASEGATTFAYDLSGRLLKAASPDAVVEYDYNRAGQVVSERVNGEEVRSGYDDSGQRSVVEGLLSSLSLGWQGGRLTTLSIGSHQPLTFSHTASGYEQLRSNGEGFALRHEWSATGLLAVQALDGVNGVLERRYQYDVLDRLTGIRDSHWGEQALRLNGAGQVTAERREQGRQKQARLFGYDSEQNLCEVSAIAPDGAGRLSAKNATVQSSAGYDAAGRVTQRGGHQYQYDACGRLAVRRESRPGFRAQETRFEWDAQDRLVRVSLPDGARWRYRYDAFGRRVSKVREGQVPSAQAVARVAYRWDGDQLSGQTQYRVDGSVARAVQWVYEPGSFRPLAQVEEQAGETRLHYIVTDLTGTARELCSETGDVHWRGEQGLWGAYREDKRPIPLRRYLGDAANEEVYCELRYQGQVYDAETGLYYNRHRYFDPESGQYLSSDPIGLAGGLRPQGYVHNPMELVDPLGLVGDPANATHITYQGVKNGKPYVGYASKPGLGHSAQDVLNYRYGNNFDVFDVKPEPFYRGDGLEGKYTARGLEQRTFEDLGGLEGTSNKQNPIGPNNPRRDDYLAAADNHRTKGDKCP